In Leisingera sp. NJS204, the following are encoded in one genomic region:
- a CDS encoding low molecular weight protein-tyrosine-phosphatase, with protein sequence MPTCILFVCLGNICRSPAAEGVFRALCPDVETDSAGTASYHAGEPPYGPMQVAAQARGLDISDLRARQFRRGDFEDFDLIIAMDASNLENIEALRPVGNETPVRLFTDYAPETGAGHVPDPYYTRDFDGCLDLIEAAAKGLKAVL encoded by the coding sequence ATGCCTACCTGTATTCTGTTTGTCTGCCTAGGAAACATCTGCCGCTCCCCGGCGGCCGAAGGCGTGTTCCGCGCGTTGTGCCCGGATGTAGAAACCGACAGTGCCGGCACGGCCTCCTATCACGCAGGCGAGCCGCCATACGGCCCGATGCAGGTAGCAGCGCAGGCGCGGGGGCTGGATATCTCGGACCTGCGGGCGCGGCAGTTCCGGCGCGGTGATTTCGAAGATTTCGATCTGATCATTGCAATGGACGCCAGCAATCTGGAGAATATCGAGGCCCTGCGTCCGGTAGGCAATGAAACCCCGGTGCGCCTGTTCACGGACTACGCGCCGGAAACCGGCGCCGGTCATGTGCCCGACCCTTACTATACCCGCGATTTCGACGGCTGCCTGGATCTGATCGAGGCTGCTGCCAAGGGCCTCAAAGCGGTCCTCTGA
- a CDS encoding LysR family transcriptional regulator: protein MLIKGVTLRGLEVFEALAKTGSVAQAAEMTGLSQPAVSQQMRNLEKALDSELIDHGRRPMVLTAAGRSFLARTEAVLSELRLAQSELTVMDLSHLQALSIGLIDDFDNDLTPRLATILADSLTQCRFKMITASSHDIVQAMEARELHIAVAATAGGLHEGLVEYPLVRDPFILVAPRGALSDAAQAAEQLQDLPFLRYAREQLISQQIEGLLVRQKLEFEDRFEVGSHLALMAMVARRIGWAVTTPLGYMRAARFHDQIDAFPLPFGEMSRTISLFTAADWADRVPRDVAETLRRLVQTQMIDPAVQQLPFLAGGFRVIAE, encoded by the coding sequence ATGTTGATCAAAGGTGTTACCCTGCGCGGGCTGGAAGTGTTCGAGGCTTTGGCCAAGACCGGATCAGTGGCGCAAGCGGCAGAGATGACCGGCCTCAGCCAGCCCGCCGTCAGCCAGCAGATGCGCAACCTGGAAAAGGCACTGGACAGCGAGTTGATCGACCATGGCCGCCGCCCGATGGTGCTGACCGCCGCCGGGCGCAGTTTCCTGGCCCGGACCGAGGCGGTCCTGTCGGAGCTGCGGCTGGCCCAAAGCGAGCTGACGGTGATGGATCTCAGCCACTTGCAGGCGCTGTCGATCGGTCTGATTGATGATTTCGACAACGACCTGACCCCGCGGCTGGCCACTATTCTAGCGGACAGCCTGACACAGTGCCGCTTCAAGATGATCACCGCCTCCAGCCATGACATCGTGCAGGCAATGGAGGCCCGCGAGCTGCATATTGCCGTTGCCGCCACCGCCGGCGGGCTGCATGAGGGGCTGGTGGAATACCCGCTGGTGCGCGATCCCTTCATTCTGGTGGCGCCGCGCGGCGCCTTGTCCGATGCGGCACAGGCGGCGGAGCAGCTGCAGGATTTGCCGTTTCTGCGCTACGCGCGCGAGCAGCTGATCTCGCAGCAGATCGAGGGGCTGCTGGTGCGCCAGAAGCTGGAGTTCGAGGACCGGTTCGAGGTCGGCTCGCATCTGGCGCTGATGGCGATGGTGGCACGGCGGATCGGCTGGGCGGTGACAACGCCGCTGGGATATATGCGGGCAGCACGGTTCCACGACCAGATCGATGCTTTTCCGCTGCCCTTTGGCGAGATGTCGCGGACAATTTCACTGTTTACAGCGGCTGATTGGGCCGACCGGGTGCCGCGCGACGTTGCGGAAACCCTGCGCCGGCTGGTGCAGACCCAGATGATTGATCCGGCGGTGCAACAGCTGCCTTTCCTGGCAGGCGGTTTCCGGGTGATCGCCGAATAA